From the genome of Cryptococcus tetragattii IND107 chromosome 8, whole genome shotgun sequence, one region includes:
- a CDS encoding pre-mRNA-splicing factor CWC2, with translation MSADNAVAPKRKLKPARKQVASDEVDKSQGYQAGREYNIWYNKWAGGDREDALASKVHSQTRCIISRDAGYTRADATGNKYCCLFFARGCCPYGYECQYLHRLPLPSHQLPDNSRDCFGREKHADYRDDMGGVGSFNRQNRTLYIGKIQESPDKKQMTETLLRHFGEWGKIVKYNILFGRGVAFVTYETDHQASFAKEAMANQSMDGDEILNVRWATEDPNPGEKIAEEKRIEEIGQKAIAGMLDEDLVEATQAVRALEDGDVEDFYHIEASKPEEDEGEEEENRPAKKGKSEGGFFNADALDNIKFYAEMVKKQAEEEREKARKVPTKQVGMSLLGGYGSGDESD, from the exons ATGTCCGCAGACAATGCTGTAGCACCCaagaggaagctgaagcCCGCTCGAAAGCAAGTGGCGTCGGACGAGGTGGACAAGAGTCAAGGTTATCAGGCGGGACGAGAGTACA ACATCTGGTATAACAAATGGGCTGGAGGAGACAGAGAGGATGCTTTAGCTAG CAAAGTACACTCTCAAACCCGATGTATCATCTCCCGAGATGCAGGCTACACAAGAGCAGATGCTACAGGTAACAAGTACTGCTGTTTGTTCTTTGCCCGTGGATGTTGTCCTTACGG ATACGAATGCCAGTATCTTCACCGTTTACCATTACCGAGTC ATCAATTACCGGACAACTCCAGAGACTGTTTCGGACGGGAGAAGCACGCCGATTACCGAGATGACATGGGTGGTGTTGGGTCTTTCAACCGTCAAAACCGAACATTGTATATTGGCAAGATCCAAGAAAGCCCGGATAAGAAGCAGATGACGGAGACTTTATTGCGTCATTTTGGAGAGTGGGGTAAGATCGTCAAAT ATAACATTTTGTTTGGACGTGGTGTCGCTTTTGTGACATACGAGACTGATCACCAAGCGAGCTTTGCCAAGGAGGCTATGGCCAATCAAAGTATGGACGGCGACGAAATCTTGAACGTTCG GTGGGCTACTGAAGATCCCAACccaggagagaagattgccGAGGAAAAACGTATTGAAGAAATTGGACAAAAGGCGATCGCCGGCATGCTCGACGAAGATTTAGTCGAGGCTACTCAAGCTGTTCGAGCCCTCGAAGACGGTGATGTTGAGGATTTCTACCATATCGAAGCATCAAAacctgaagaagatgaaggggaggaggaggagaacaGACCAgcaaaaaaaggaaaaagtgaAGGGGGATTTTTCAATGCGGACGCTTTGGATAACATCAAATTTTACGCTGAAATGGTGAAGAAACaggctgaagaggagagggagaaggctAGAAAAGTACCGACAAAGCAAGTCGGGATGTCGTTGCTTGGAGGATACGGAAGCGGCGATGAGAGTGACTGA
- a CDS encoding pre-mRNA-splicing factor CWC24, with the protein MSEASAPVITFKKGPSRRPAQSRQRRRSPSPLDPVAEASASASGSSVIRPEKKSLANPLVQGTKRRRTNANNEEGEDGVGGGLDEFDYAAEGGLTRKGDELATRANDWDLEDEDGQGKRDKKVRLDEDGEIVTDDGLYRGASAYLPTINKTRETLDKKMKSGPIKATSHVRTITLMDYQPDVCKDYKETGFCGYGDSCKFLHDRGDYLAGWQLDKLPEEGVREVEEEDEEEEVPFACLICRQPFTQPVVTKCGHYFCMACASKRFQKSPKCYACGAPTQGIFNIADKVIAKIEARNKARREAREERAEQMGGGGIEIGGGSDAEGSDEE; encoded by the exons ATGTCTGAAGCATCTGCACCAGTAATAACATTCAAGAAGGGCCCTTCTCGCCGTCCCGCCCAATCTCGTCAACGTCGCCGCTCTCCATCGCCTCTCGATCCTGTCGCTGAAGCATCCGCATCCGCCTCCGGTTCCAGCGTCATTCGACCCGAGAAGAAATCTCTTGCGAACCCTCTTGTCCAAGGCACAAAGCGCCGAAGAACAAATGCCAATaatgaagagggagaggatggtgtgGGAGGCGGGCTGGATGAATTCGATTATGCTGCTGAAGGAGGACTGACGAGAAAAGGCGATGAGCTTGCAACAAGGGCGAATGATTGggatttggaggatgaagatggacaagggaaaagggatAAGAAAGTCAGGCTGGATGAG GACGGGGAGATCGTGACCGATGACGGCCTGTATCGAGGTGCATCCGCCTACCTACCCACGATCAATAAAACCCGTGAAACGCTCGACAAAAAGATGAAATCGGGCCCTATCAAAGCTACATCCCACGTACGCACGATCACCCTCATGGACTACCAGCCCGATGTCTGCAAAGATTATAAAGAAACCGGCTTCTGCGGATATGGCGACTCATGTAAATTCTTGCATGACAGAGGAGATTATCTGGCGGGGTGGCAGCTGGATAAATTgccagaagaaggggtgagagaggtagaggaggaagatgaggaggaggaagtacCGTTTGCATGTTTAATCTGTAGGCAGCCGTTTACTCAGCCGGTGGTAACGAAGTGCGGGCATTACTTCTGCATGGC ATGTGCCTCGAAACGATTCCAAAAATCACCCAAATGCTATGCATGCGGCGCTCCGACACAGGGTATATTCAACATCGCCGATAAAGTAATTGCCAAAATTGAAGCTCGTAACAAAGCAAGGCGAGAAGCGAGGGAGGAACGGGCGGAGCAAATGGGTGGTGGCGGGATTGAGATTGGTGGTGGATCTGACGCGGAGGGTAGCGATGAGGAGTAG
- a CDS encoding methylthioribose-1-phosphate isomerase: MVAAAPSNKKPLPDMMTSIRLDQSGKVEIVDQLLLPHSVVWMPVSTPEEAFDAIKSMRIRGAPAIASLAALALRSYLNSSSSPVSSSSSSSSVISWVSQTIDYLQSSRPTAVNLGEAMDRIRAALKDSKAQNQGAGDIIERVKKICGDVHDEDLERNMEMGRLGAEWLWKKRGGGKKGLKVVTVCNTGSLATSGYGTAIGVITALFEENHLDTAYYAQTTPYHQGSRLTSLELTTLQIPACMICDTMLGSLFQHEDIDGVIVGADRVVKNGDTANKIGTYQAAVLAQRHNVPFMVVAPITTIDLSLSTGAEIHIEHRPAIEATQVRGLNTETGKLSVVRISPEGVGEGDKPWQRVYNPSFDVTPAELISAVVTEKGVAERKEGEKSIDVASIC; the protein is encoded by the exons ATGGTTGCCGCCGCGCCCTCCAACAAGAAGCCTTTGCCCGACATGATGACCTCCATCCGGCTTGACCAGTCAGGCAAGGTTGAGATAGTCGAccagctccttcttcc TCACTCTGTAGTCTGGATGCCCGTCTCTACTCCTGAAGAAGCCTTTGATGCTATCAAGTCCATGCGAATCCGAGGTGCTCCCGCTATCGCCTCTCTCGCCGCTCTCGCCCTCCGATCTTATCTTaattcctcttcatctccagtctcttcttccagctcctcctcctccgtAATCTCATGGGTGAGCCAGACTATTGATTATCTTCAATCATCCCGTCCTACGGCTGTCAACCTCGGCGAAGCTATGGACCGTATCCGAGCCGCTTTGAAGGATTCAAAAGCTCAAAACCAAGGAGCGGGCGACATCATCGAgcgagtgaagaagatctgCGGAGATGTCCACGATGAGGATTTGGAGAGGAACATGGAGATGGGCCGATTGGGTGCTGAATGgttgtggaagaagagaggcgGTGGCAAGAAAGGTTTGAAGGTTGTAACCGTGTGTAACACTGGAAGTTTGGCTACCTCT GGCTATGGGACTGCCATCGGTGTCATTACCGCGTTATTCGAAGAAAACCACCTTGACACTGCGTACTACGCTCAGACTACCCCCTACCACCAGGGCTCTAGGCTGACTTCTCTCGAATTGACCACTCTCCAAATCCCCGCCTGCATGATCT GCGACACCATGCTTGgttctcttttccaacaCGAAGATATTGACGGTGTCATTGTGGGTGCTGACAGAGTGGTCAAGAATGGTGACACTGCCAACAAGATTGGTACCTACCAAGCCGCCGTCCTTGCGCAGAGGCACAACGTTCCCTTTATGGTTGTTGCCCCTATAACTACCATCGACCTGTCGCTCTCCACCGGTGCCGA AATCCACATCGAACACCGCCCAGCTATTGAGGCTACTCAAGTACGAGGTCTCAACACGGAGACTGGCAAACTTTCTGTCGTTCGAATTAGCCCTGAAGGTGTCGGAGAGGGTGACAAGCCTTGGCAGAGGGTTTACAACCCCAGTTTCGACGTTACCCCCGCTGAGCTTATCA GCGCTGTTGTGACCGAGAAGGGCGTTgctgagaggaaggagggcgagaagagCATTGATGTTGCTTCCATTTGTTAG